Proteins encoded within one genomic window of Sphingomonas sp. NBWT7:
- the lgt gene encoding prolipoprotein diacylglyceryl transferase, with amino-acid sequence MIAAAAATGHIRFAELGLHPDVFSIGFFTLRWYSLAYIAGIVIGWWYLLKLLDQPGAPMARRHADDLVFYATLGIILGGRIGYVLFYAPEMLLHPLRILRLWDGGMSFHGGVIGTSLAIILFARKNGLNWLRIHDYVACVVPFGLFFGRLANFVNGELWGKPTQAAWGIVFDRTVPIGVPEPARHPSQLYEAGLEGIVLFAILWFFFWRTKARYQPGKLVGLFLVGYGVARFIVEFFREPDSQFAGTFFATTIHMGQLLCLPMIAGGLYLVVTAPGRRQRVEPIAGGESVA; translated from the coding sequence ATGATTGCTGCCGCGGCGGCCACCGGCCATATCCGCTTCGCGGAGCTCGGCCTGCATCCCGATGTGTTCTCGATCGGCTTCTTCACGCTGCGCTGGTACAGCCTCGCCTATATCGCCGGCATCGTCATCGGCTGGTGGTATCTGCTGAAGCTCCTCGACCAGCCCGGCGCACCGATGGCGCGGCGCCATGCCGACGATCTCGTCTTCTACGCCACGCTCGGCATCATTCTGGGCGGGCGGATCGGCTACGTCCTGTTCTATGCCCCGGAGATGCTGCTCCATCCCTTGCGCATCCTGCGATTGTGGGACGGGGGGATGAGCTTCCACGGCGGGGTGATCGGCACATCGTTGGCGATCATCCTGTTCGCGCGCAAGAACGGGCTCAACTGGCTGCGCATCCACGATTACGTCGCCTGCGTGGTGCCGTTCGGGTTGTTCTTCGGCCGGCTCGCCAATTTCGTGAACGGCGAATTATGGGGCAAGCCGACGCAAGCGGCATGGGGCATCGTGTTCGACCGCACGGTGCCGATCGGCGTGCCCGAGCCGGCGCGCCATCCCAGCCAGCTGTACGAGGCGGGGCTGGAAGGCATCGTCCTCTTCGCAATCCTGTGGTTCTTCTTCTGGCGCACCAAGGCGCGTTACCAGCCGGGTAAGCTCGTCGGGCTGTTCCTCGTCGGCTACGGCGTGGCGCGGTTCATCGTCGAATTCTTTCGTGAGCCCGATTCGCAGTTCGCCGGCACCTTCTTCGCCACCACGATCCACATGGGGCAGCTGCTCTGCCTGCCGATGATCGCCGGCGGGCTCTATCTCGTCGTCACCGCGCCGGGCCGCCGCCAGCGGGTCGAGCCGATCGCCGGCGGCGAGAGCGTCGCCTGA
- a CDS encoding class I SAM-dependent methyltransferase, protein MTAAPSADPAPGADGPLPERLARAIALGGPIPVSQYMAAANAHYYATRDPLGAAGDFTTAPEISQMFGELIGLWAADLWDRAGRPDVRWVELGPGRGTLTADAMRAAAKAGFAPPVHFVETSPVLRAEQAKRVPGATWHDDVEDLPTDRPLIVVTNEFFDALPIRQLVRRAGSWHERFVACQDTLFLPIPGKQVPDAIIPPHLVDAPAGSIIETSPASVGIMRVLAARIVAQGGAALLIDYGYEGPAIGDTLQAVRGHAFANPFEAPGERDLTAHVDFATLGAVGLASGARIAGPDRQGEFLRTLGIDARAAALGPKVAADRDRLVDAMGTLFKVLAIHHPDWPRPAGFA, encoded by the coding sequence ATGACGGCTGCTCCATCCGCCGATCCCGCACCCGGCGCGGACGGCCCGCTGCCCGAACGGCTCGCCCGCGCAATCGCGCTCGGCGGGCCGATCCCGGTCAGCCAGTATATGGCCGCCGCCAACGCGCATTATTACGCGACGCGCGATCCGCTCGGCGCGGCGGGCGATTTCACCACCGCGCCCGAGATCAGCCAGATGTTCGGCGAGCTGATCGGGCTGTGGGCGGCGGACCTGTGGGATCGCGCCGGCCGCCCCGACGTGCGCTGGGTCGAGCTCGGCCCGGGGCGCGGCACGCTCACCGCCGATGCGATGCGCGCCGCGGCGAAGGCGGGCTTCGCGCCGCCCGTCCACTTCGTCGAGACGAGCCCGGTGCTCCGCGCCGAACAGGCGAAGCGCGTTCCCGGCGCGACGTGGCACGACGATGTCGAGGATCTCCCCACCGATCGCCCGCTGATCGTCGTCACCAACGAATTCTTCGATGCGCTGCCGATCCGCCAGCTCGTCCGGCGCGCGGGCAGCTGGCACGAACGCTTCGTCGCCTGCCAAGATACGCTCTTCCTGCCAATTCCGGGCAAGCAGGTGCCCGACGCGATCATCCCGCCGCACCTCGTCGATGCCCCCGCCGGGTCGATCATCGAAACCTCGCCCGCCAGCGTCGGGATCATGCGCGTCCTCGCCGCGCGGATCGTGGCGCAGGGCGGCGCGGCGCTGCTGATCGACTATGGCTACGAAGGCCCGGCGATCGGCGACACGCTGCAGGCGGTGCGCGGCCACGCCTTTGCCAATCCGTTCGAGGCGCCGGGCGAGCGCGATCTCACCGCGCACGTCGATTTCGCGACGCTGGGCGCGGTCGGCCTCGCCAGCGGCGCGCGCATCGCCGGGCCGGACCGGCAGGGCGAGTTCCTCCGCACGCTCGGCATCGATGCGCGCGCCGCGGCGCTCGGGCCAAAGGTCGCCGCCGATCGCGATCGGCTGGTCGACGCGATGGGCACGTTGTTCAAGGTGCTCGCCATCCACCATCCTGATTGGCCACGGCCGGCAGGCTTCGCATGA
- a CDS encoding GNAT family N-acetyltransferase, whose product MIDYRNAVATDGAAIDEMARRVWLATFAHSAPPADIDAYVANAYGPAGTLRRHLADPAYDFQVALKDGVVVGYCKLGPTFFDGEVPTAGTIHLHQLYVDPAAHGSGVAPALLDWAKGLARRRGTPTILLTVWEGNDRARAFYAKHGFVHVGDYAFQTGSQIDRDLIMRLDL is encoded by the coding sequence ATGATCGATTATCGCAACGCCGTCGCCACCGATGGGGCGGCGATCGACGAGATGGCGCGCCGCGTCTGGCTCGCGACCTTCGCGCATTCCGCCCCACCGGCGGATATCGATGCCTATGTCGCCAACGCCTACGGCCCCGCCGGCACGCTGCGCCGCCACCTTGCCGATCCCGCCTACGACTTTCAGGTCGCGCTGAAGGACGGCGTCGTCGTCGGCTATTGCAAGCTTGGCCCCACCTTCTTCGACGGCGAGGTGCCGACCGCGGGGACGATCCACCTCCACCAGCTCTACGTCGATCCCGCGGCGCACGGCAGCGGCGTCGCGCCCGCGCTGCTCGATTGGGCGAAGGGGCTCGCACGCCGCCGCGGCACGCCCACGATCCTCCTCACCGTCTGGGAGGGCAACGATCGCGCGCGCGCCTTCTATGCCAAGCACGGCTTCGTCCACGTCGGCGACTATGCCTTCCAGACGGGCAGCCAGATCGACCGCGATCTCATCATGCGGCTCGATCTGTGA
- the pgeF gene encoding peptidoglycan editing factor PgeF, whose translation MTGVADQVEAIRARALDGVAHGFLGRRGGVSAGIHGGLNVGLGSDDDPAAVAENRARALAAVLPGAALATCYQVHSADCVTLDALLAERPRADALVTATPGLALGILTADCAPVLLADPAAGVVGAAHAGWKGALAGVTDTTVAAMEALGARREAIVAAIGPCIARASYEVDDAFRQRFEGSDPANERFFVDARPGHAQFDLEAYVAYRLAAAGVRRIEALGLDTYADEQRFFSYRRATHRGEPSYGRQIAIIGLSG comes from the coding sequence GTGACGGGCGTCGCCGATCAGGTCGAGGCGATCCGCGCCCGCGCGCTCGACGGCGTCGCGCACGGTTTCCTCGGTCGGCGCGGCGGCGTCTCCGCCGGGATCCACGGCGGGCTCAACGTCGGGCTGGGGTCGGATGACGATCCCGCCGCGGTGGCGGAGAACCGCGCGCGCGCGCTCGCCGCGGTGCTGCCCGGCGCCGCGCTCGCCACCTGCTACCAGGTCCATTCCGCCGACTGCGTGACGCTGGATGCGCTCCTAGCCGAGCGGCCACGCGCCGACGCGCTGGTCACCGCGACGCCGGGGCTCGCGCTCGGCATCCTCACCGCCGATTGCGCGCCGGTGCTGCTCGCCGATCCCGCGGCGGGGGTCGTCGGTGCCGCGCATGCCGGGTGGAAGGGCGCGCTCGCCGGTGTCACCGACACGACGGTCGCGGCGATGGAGGCGCTGGGTGCGCGGCGCGAGGCAATCGTCGCGGCGATCGGCCCGTGCATCGCGCGTGCGAGCTACGAAGTGGACGACGCGTTCCGCCAGCGTTTCGAGGGCAGCGATCCGGCGAACGAGCGCTTCTTCGTCGATGCCCGACCCGGCCACGCGCAGTTCGATCTCGAAGCCTATGTCGCGTATCGCCTCGCCGCCGCCGGTGTTCGCCGGATCGAGGCGCTGGGGCTCGATACCTATGCCGACGAGCAGCGCTTCTTCAGCTACCGCCGCGCGACCCATCGCGGCGAGCCGAGCTACGGCCGCCAGATCGCGATCATTGGTTTGTCTGGGTGA
- a CDS encoding MAPEG family protein yields MSAPPFASQQRGVAIGMAAAAGVTIVAAIVALRWGGSLLPAMPTTADRLVFALRCDIPVVATLLLAIAAVASRRFFSAADIDGAAFAAATPPVAVGRAILANTHEQVTLAVFAHLALASVAREREIALVPVFAALFCLGRGCFALGYARGAARRAFGFGLTFYPTIVALALAALRLARVGASSPA; encoded by the coding sequence GTGAGCGCGCCGCCGTTTGCTTCGCAGCAGCGCGGCGTCGCGATCGGCATGGCGGCGGCGGCGGGGGTGACGATCGTCGCGGCGATCGTGGCGCTTCGCTGGGGCGGCAGCCTGCTGCCCGCGATGCCGACCACCGCAGACCGCCTCGTCTTTGCGCTCCGCTGCGACATCCCCGTTGTGGCGACGCTGCTGCTCGCGATCGCCGCAGTGGCGTCACGGCGCTTCTTCTCCGCCGCCGATATCGACGGCGCGGCCTTTGCCGCGGCGACGCCGCCCGTGGCGGTCGGCCGCGCGATCCTCGCCAACACGCACGAACAGGTGACGCTCGCCGTCTTCGCGCACCTCGCGCTGGCCAGTGTCGCCCGGGAGCGGGAGATCGCGCTCGTCCCGGTTTTCGCCGCGCTGTTCTGCCTCGGTCGTGGCTGCTTCGCGCTTGGATACGCCCGCGGTGCCGCGCGGCGCGCATTCGGTTTCGGCCTCACCTTCTACCCGACGATCGTCGCGCTCGCACTCGCCGCACTCCGCTTGGCTCGGGTAGGCGCGTCGTCGCCGGCCTAG
- a CDS encoding opacity protein gives MKKLILAATAAVFLVPAVAAAQDTTTDGSRAFGIDPYVGVMGGYEGFESNPGGGIPASPRGNRLKGGLVEGVAGVNVPLGGFFVGVEGNAAKGFTGDIDWEYGVHGRVGARAGETGLVYVKAGYRWINFDRYGNNSPDFGRVSYGIGGEFGPGAIGLDGLTKKEGIRLRAEVSTTGEFESVRPMIGVIGHF, from the coding sequence ATGAAGAAGTTGATCCTGGCGGCGACTGCTGCCGTTTTCCTCGTTCCCGCCGTCGCTGCAGCGCAGGATACCACCACCGATGGTTCGCGCGCGTTCGGCATCGATCCGTACGTCGGCGTGATGGGCGGCTACGAGGGGTTCGAAAGCAACCCGGGCGGTGGCATCCCCGCCAGCCCGCGTGGTAATCGCCTCAAGGGCGGGCTGGTCGAGGGCGTCGCCGGCGTCAACGTGCCGCTCGGCGGGTTCTTCGTCGGTGTCGAAGGCAATGCCGCCAAGGGCTTCACCGGTGATATCGATTGGGAATATGGCGTGCACGGCCGCGTCGGCGCGCGCGCCGGTGAAACGGGCCTCGTCTACGTCAAGGCCGGCTACCGCTGGATCAACTTCGATCGCTACGGCAACAACAGCCCCGATTTCGGGCGCGTGTCCTATGGCATCGGCGGCGAGTTCGGCCCGGGGGCGATCGGTCTCGACGGGCTGACCAAGAAGGAAGGCATCCGGCTGCGCGCCGAAGTGTCGACCACCGGCGAGTTCGAATCGGTCCGCCCGATGATCGGCGTCATCGGCCACTTCTGA
- a CDS encoding arylesterase: MVMRHLVAALALVHLSAACSPTRDDRAGIDNAAAPAAAPANVVQAAAPQGDRRLIVAFGDSLYAGYNLPAGDGFAPVLERALTAQGVSAQVMNAGVSGDTSAGGRSRLGFVLDGLPRKPDLVVLGLGANDMLRGLDPAATRTNLDAMLATLKTRGIPAMLTGMIAAPNMGADYAGAFNAIYPDLAKKYGVPLYPFFLDGVITDRNLLLGDGIHPNAAGVKRVVAKVAPIVADALPPTAGQ, from the coding sequence ATGGTGATGCGACATCTGGTGGCCGCGCTGGCGCTTGTCCACCTGAGCGCGGCGTGCAGCCCGACGCGTGACGACAGGGCGGGCATCGACAATGCCGCCGCGCCCGCCGCCGCGCCGGCGAACGTGGTGCAGGCCGCTGCGCCGCAAGGCGACCGGCGGCTGATCGTGGCGTTCGGCGACAGCCTGTATGCGGGCTACAATCTGCCCGCGGGTGACGGCTTCGCACCGGTGCTGGAGCGCGCGCTGACAGCGCAAGGGGTGTCGGCGCAGGTGATGAACGCCGGCGTGTCGGGCGATACCAGTGCGGGTGGACGCAGCCGGCTCGGCTTCGTGCTCGACGGACTGCCGCGCAAGCCCGATCTCGTCGTGCTGGGGCTGGGCGCGAACGACATGCTGCGCGGGCTCGATCCGGCGGCGACACGGACCAACCTCGACGCGATGCTGGCGACGCTGAAGACGCGCGGCATTCCCGCGATGCTGACCGGCATGATCGCCGCGCCGAACATGGGCGCGGACTATGCCGGCGCGTTCAACGCCATCTATCCCGATCTGGCGAAGAAATACGGCGTGCCGCTCTACCCGTTCTTCCTCGACGGCGTGATCACCGATCGGAACCTGCTGCTGGGCGACGGCATCCATCCCAATGCCGCGGGCGTGAAGCGGGTGGTGGCGAAGGTGGCGCCGATCGTGGCGGACGCACTGCCGCCCACCGCCGGCCAATGA
- a CDS encoding ABC transporter ATP-binding protein translates to MPNQDAAIAVRARDVTLTLGSRAAPVEVLKGVDLDIAAGESLAILGASGSGKSSLMAVLSGLERASGGSVSVGGVDFGRLDEDGLARARRGRIGIVLQAFHLLPTMTALENVAVPLELGGHADAFARAADELAAVGLGHRLDHYPAQLSGGEQQRVAIARAVAPQPAILFADEPTGNLDAATGAAVIDLLFARQRAAGATLLIITHDPALADRCARVIEMRDGRIVGERRA, encoded by the coding sequence ATGCCTAACCAGGACGCTGCTATCGCGGTCCGCGCGCGCGATGTCACGCTCACGCTCGGCAGTCGTGCCGCGCCGGTCGAGGTGCTGAAGGGCGTCGATCTCGATATCGCGGCGGGGGAGAGCCTGGCGATCCTCGGCGCCTCGGGATCGGGCAAGTCGTCGCTGATGGCGGTGCTGTCGGGGCTCGAACGCGCGAGCGGCGGCAGCGTCAGCGTCGGCGGCGTCGATTTCGGCCGCCTCGACGAGGACGGGCTGGCCAGGGCGCGGCGCGGGCGGATCGGCATCGTGCTCCAGGCCTTTCACCTGCTGCCGACGATGACCGCGCTTGAGAACGTCGCCGTCCCGCTCGAACTCGGCGGCCACGCCGATGCCTTTGCGCGCGCCGCGGACGAGCTCGCAGCGGTCGGCCTTGGCCACCGGCTCGATCATTATCCAGCCCAGCTCTCGGGCGGCGAGCAGCAGCGCGTCGCTATCGCGCGCGCCGTCGCGCCGCAGCCCGCGATCCTCTTCGCCGACGAGCCGACCGGCAATCTCGACGCCGCCACCGGTGCCGCGGTGATCGATCTGCTGTTCGCCCGCCAGCGCGCGGCGGGTGCGACGCTGCTCATCATCACCCACGATCCCGCGCTTGCCGATCGCTGCGCGCGCGTGATCGAGATGCGCGACGGCCGTATCGTCGGGGAGCGCCGCGCGTGA
- a CDS encoding ABC transporter permease, giving the protein MSDDAGALGWGATWRIARRDLNAGFRGLRLLFVCLFLGVATLAAIGSLTAAITQELAARGRTLLGGDIEIAMMQRQIAPADLAMLRRFGSVSETIRLRAMAHTLGPARSNAPPAVLTELKGVDRAYPLYGTLRLAKGRYAPLAPDRVVIGQALADRLAIGRGARLRYGQADFTVSGIIADEPDRVGEGFTLGPVAIVSLDGLARTGLIQPGSLYDSKYRLRTPAGTDAPGLRDRLEKAHAADGWSFKDHSRAAPGANRFFERMGQFLSLIGLAALVIAGIGVSNGVSSYLALKRGSIATLKVLGARSQDIARIYLLQIGAVAVLAIAIGLVAGALIPSAIVALLGDVLPVRPGFALHPLPLATSALYGLLIAYAFTLPPLARARTQPAAAIFRSGVDPRRGVDRRTLARVALAAAALVAVALGTAREPLFSAAVLGAVAGVLVLLLALGWGVARIAGRLPRPRRPLLRLALGNLHRPGAQTGALVVALGLALTLFVTLAAIQSSLSAEIARSVPKKAPNLFVLDVPVADAARFRSLVAKTAPGAALNVVPALRATIVAYGDQRVADLKQLPDGAWFLGRERGATYSDTLPQGSDLVAGRWWPKDYAGPPLVSLDAEAAKVLNIGVGDTLTVSVLGREIPARIASLRKINWDTMGFNYIMVFSPNTLATAPHSVTATITMDKARDGAVTRALLGAFPAASVIAVSDVIGQIGGILDQMAQAIVAAASIAILAGIAVLVGAIAASRQSRAYDSVILKTLGATRWQVLGTQALEYGLLAAILAAVALALGLTAAWFVIVQVFDFGWAPDWTQVLATLAGGALLTLGIGLAGSLPLMALRPARALRTL; this is encoded by the coding sequence GTGAGCGACGATGCTGGCGCGCTCGGCTGGGGCGCGACCTGGCGGATCGCGCGGCGCGATCTCAACGCCGGCTTCCGCGGGCTTCGCCTTCTGTTCGTCTGCCTGTTCCTCGGTGTTGCGACGCTCGCGGCGATCGGCAGCCTCACCGCCGCGATCACGCAGGAGCTTGCCGCACGCGGCCGCACGCTGCTCGGCGGCGATATCGAAATCGCGATGATGCAGCGGCAGATCGCGCCCGCCGATCTCGCGATGCTGCGGCGGTTCGGCAGCGTCAGCGAAACCATCCGCCTGCGCGCGATGGCACACACGCTCGGCCCTGCGCGAAGCAACGCGCCGCCGGCGGTGCTCACCGAGCTGAAGGGCGTCGACCGCGCCTATCCGCTCTACGGCACGCTGCGCCTCGCCAAAGGCCGCTACGCGCCGCTCGCCCCCGATCGCGTCGTCATCGGGCAGGCGCTCGCCGACCGGCTGGCGATCGGCCGCGGCGCGCGGCTGCGCTACGGCCAAGCCGATTTCACCGTCTCCGGAATCATCGCCGACGAGCCAGATCGCGTCGGCGAGGGGTTCACGCTCGGCCCCGTCGCGATCGTCTCGCTCGATGGCCTCGCGCGCACCGGGCTGATCCAGCCCGGCAGCCTCTACGACAGCAAATACCGTCTGCGCACCCCGGCGGGCACCGACGCGCCCGGCTTACGCGATCGGCTGGAAAAGGCGCACGCGGCGGACGGCTGGTCGTTCAAGGATCACAGCCGCGCCGCACCCGGCGCGAACCGCTTCTTCGAGCGCATGGGCCAGTTCCTGTCGCTGATCGGGCTCGCCGCGCTGGTGATCGCCGGGATCGGCGTCAGCAACGGCGTGTCGTCGTACCTCGCGCTCAAGCGCGGGTCGATCGCGACGCTCAAGGTGCTCGGCGCGCGCAGCCAGGACATCGCGCGCATTTATCTGCTGCAGATCGGCGCGGTCGCGGTGCTCGCGATCGCCATCGGCCTCGTCGCGGGTGCGCTGATCCCGTCCGCGATCGTGGCACTGCTCGGCGACGTGCTGCCGGTCCGCCCCGGTTTCGCGCTCCACCCGCTGCCGCTCGCCACCAGCGCGCTCTACGGCCTCCTCATCGCCTACGCCTTCACGCTGCCGCCGCTCGCCCGCGCGCGCACGCAGCCAGCGGCGGCGATCTTCCGCTCGGGCGTCGATCCGCGCCGCGGCGTCGACCGCCGCACGCTCGCGCGCGTCGCGCTCGCCGCCGCCGCGCTCGTCGCGGTCGCGCTCGGCACCGCGCGCGAGCCCTTGTTCTCCGCCGCGGTGCTCGGCGCGGTTGCGGGCGTGCTCGTGCTGCTGCTCGCGCTCGGCTGGGGCGTGGCGCGGATCGCCGGCCGGCTGCCACGCCCGCGTCGCCCGCTGCTGCGCCTCGCGCTCGGCAATCTCCACCGCCCCGGCGCGCAGACCGGCGCGCTGGTGGTCGCGCTCGGCCTCGCGCTCACCCTGTTCGTCACGCTCGCCGCGATCCAGTCGAGCCTTTCCGCCGAGATCGCGCGCTCGGTGCCCAAGAAGGCACCCAATCTGTTCGTGCTCGACGTGCCCGTCGCCGACGCGGCGCGCTTCCGCTCGCTCGTCGCCAAGACCGCGCCGGGCGCCGCGCTCAACGTCGTGCCCGCGCTGCGTGCGACGATCGTCGCCTATGGCGACCAGCGCGTCGCGGATCTGAAGCAGCTGCCCGACGGCGCGTGGTTCCTTGGCCGCGAGCGCGGCGCGACGTACAGCGACACGCTGCCGCAGGGGAGCGATCTCGTCGCCGGCCGCTGGTGGCCGAAGGACTATGCGGGTCCGCCGCTCGTCTCGCTCGATGCGGAGGCGGCCAAGGTGCTGAACATCGGCGTCGGCGATACGCTGACGGTCAGCGTGCTCGGCCGCGAGATCCCCGCGCGCATTGCCTCGCTACGCAAGATCAACTGGGACACGATGGGCTTCAACTACATCATGGTGTTCTCGCCCAACACGCTCGCCACCGCGCCGCACAGCGTCACAGCGACGATCACGATGGACAAGGCGCGCGACGGCGCCGTCACGCGCGCGCTGCTCGGCGCCTTTCCCGCTGCCTCGGTGATCGCGGTCAGCGACGTCATCGGGCAGATCGGCGGCATCCTCGATCAAATGGCGCAGGCGATCGTCGCGGCCGCCTCGATCGCGATCCTCGCCGGCATCGCCGTGCTCGTCGGCGCGATCGCCGCCTCGCGCCAGTCGCGCGCCTACGACAGCGTGATCCTGAAGACGCTGGGGGCAACACGCTGGCAAGTGCTCGGCACGCAGGCGCTCGAATACGGGCTGCTTGCCGCGATCCTCGCCGCGGTGGCGCTGGCGCTCGGGCTGACGGCGGCGTGGTTCGTCATCGTCCAGGTGTTCGATTTCGGCTGGGCGCCCGATTGGACGCAGGTGCTCGCCACGCTGGCGGGCGGCGCGCTGCTCACGCTCGGCATCGGGCTCGCCGGATCGCTGCCGCTGATGGCGCTGCGCCCCGCCCGGGCGCTGCGCACGCTGTAG
- a CDS encoding TonB-dependent siderophore receptor has translation MKNHVSLLALALASVATPSLAQSDPTIPTRDAEGRDIVVTGSRSGDANRVSDLPASVSVIADEDLKLRQARIVSDVLRDVPGVSVSRTGAVGGLTQVRIRGSESNHVLVLIDGIEVADPYQGEYDFGTLIADEAARIEVLRGQQSSLYGSDAIGGVIQVITLTGREAPGLSLRAEGGSFGTAAGGARFAGVSDTIDYALSATAYRTDGTPTARGGERDIGSTSVGATAKLTWTPSDVFKLTGVGRYSYTDARSNNSENDTSSPLFGYTVDSPGVKTRNEAFYGLARGELSLADGRWVSALTGQIADTTRKGFTAAGFDYGDEGTRYKGSFETSYRFGSDRVVNRVTGAVDFEREEFRNTTPSPFAFQGRRATENWGFVGQYELTVDDAFSAGASVRHDANDRFDDVTTWRAQAGYRLPFGLRVRGAYGTGIKNPGYFELFGYSDGRYIGNPNLKPEKSKGWEAGVDQEIAGTTATIGATYFDNRLTNEIYTTYPAPAFVATPANRTTLSKQHGVEMFVSARPIPQIKFDLAYTYLDAEEDGVTELRRPRHIGSLNTSVFSADQRFSGTLTLRYNGRQFDNAFIDPSFVPVRVSLREYVLMNLSAEYRLTDSFSLFGRAENLLDERYEEIFSFVGQGRSVIGGVRAKF, from the coding sequence ATGAAGAACCATGTTTCGCTGCTGGCGCTCGCCCTCGCGAGCGTCGCCACACCATCGCTCGCGCAGAGCGATCCAACGATCCCGACGCGCGATGCCGAGGGCCGCGACATCGTCGTCACCGGATCGCGATCGGGCGACGCCAACCGCGTGTCCGATCTGCCCGCGTCGGTCTCCGTCATCGCCGACGAGGATCTGAAGCTGCGCCAGGCGCGCATCGTTTCCGACGTGCTGCGCGACGTGCCGGGCGTGTCGGTGAGCCGCACCGGCGCGGTCGGCGGGCTGACGCAGGTGCGCATCCGCGGCAGCGAGAGCAATCACGTGCTGGTGCTGATCGACGGCATCGAGGTCGCCGACCCGTATCAGGGCGAGTACGACTTCGGCACGCTGATCGCCGACGAGGCGGCGCGGATCGAGGTGCTGCGCGGGCAGCAATCCTCGCTCTACGGCTCCGACGCGATCGGCGGCGTGATCCAGGTGATCACGCTGACCGGCCGCGAAGCGCCGGGGCTGTCGCTGCGCGCGGAGGGCGGATCGTTCGGCACCGCGGCGGGCGGCGCACGCTTCGCCGGCGTTTCCGACACGATCGACTATGCGCTGTCGGCGACCGCCTATCGCACCGACGGCACGCCGACCGCGCGCGGCGGCGAGCGCGACATCGGATCGACCAGTGTCGGCGCGACCGCCAAGCTGACGTGGACGCCGTCCGACGTGTTCAAGCTGACCGGCGTCGGCCGCTACAGCTACACCGACGCGCGCAGCAACAATTCGGAGAACGATACGTCGAGCCCGCTGTTCGGCTACACCGTCGACAGCCCGGGCGTGAAGACGCGCAACGAGGCGTTCTATGGCCTGGCGCGTGGCGAATTGTCTCTCGCCGACGGCCGCTGGGTGAGCGCGCTGACCGGGCAGATCGCCGACACGACGCGCAAGGGCTTCACCGCCGCCGGCTTCGATTACGGCGACGAGGGCACGCGCTACAAGGGATCGTTCGAGACGAGCTATCGCTTCGGCAGCGACCGCGTGGTGAACCGCGTGACCGGCGCGGTCGATTTCGAGCGCGAGGAATTCCGCAACACCACGCCCTCGCCGTTCGCCTTCCAGGGGCGGCGCGCGACGGAGAATTGGGGCTTCGTCGGCCAGTACGAATTGACCGTCGACGATGCCTTCTCGGCCGGCGCGAGCGTGCGGCACGATGCCAACGACCGCTTCGACGACGTGACGACGTGGCGCGCACAGGCGGGCTATCGCCTGCCGTTCGGGCTGCGCGTGCGCGGCGCGTACGGCACGGGCATCAAGAACCCCGGTTATTTCGAGCTCTTCGGCTATTCGGATGGGCGCTACATCGGCAATCCGAACCTGAAGCCCGAGAAGTCGAAGGGCTGGGAAGCGGGCGTCGACCAGGAGATCGCCGGCACCACGGCGACGATCGGCGCGACCTATTTTGACAACAGGCTGACCAACGAGATCTACACCACCTATCCCGCGCCCGCGTTCGTCGCGACGCCGGCGAACCGCACGACGCTGTCGAAGCAGCACGGCGTGGAGATGTTCGTATCCGCGCGGCCGATCCCGCAGATCAAGTTCGACCTGGCCTACACCTATCTCGATGCCGAGGAGGACGGGGTGACCGAGCTGCGCCGGCCGCGGCATATCGGCAGCCTCAACACGAGCGTGTTCAGCGCCGACCAACGCTTCTCCGGCACGCTCACGCTGCGCTACAACGGGCGGCAGTTCGACAATGCGTTCATCGATCCGAGCTTCGTGCCGGTGCGCGTGAGCCTCCGGGAATATGTGCTGATGAACCTCAGCGCCGAATACCGGCTAACCGATAGCTTCTCGCTGTTCGGCCGCGCGGAGAATCTGCTCGACGAGCGGTACGAGGAGATCTTCAGCTTCGTCGGCCAGGGACGCAGCGTGATCGGCGGGGTGCGCGCCAAGTTCTGA